TAAAGAAGGATGCTCCATGCGAATTAAAGGAACGATCTTTACGACTGAATTCATCGAAAATAGATAAAGACCATCCGTTAGTAAAATCGGGTATTGCACTAGGCAGAACAACATACGGCTCGCCTACCCTATCTGACCAAGCAGCGTTAAGTTGCCAGTCATTAAAACTAGGTCCTGGCGACAGCACACGCTCACATTCAGCCAATGAATTTATCTATGTAAATGAGATTGAAGAAGGCATAGATTTGTATATTAAAATATTAAAAGGATTCCTGCACTAAGCGTGCGGCTAATTATAAAACTAATTTTCATTATTAAGTTTTGAACTTGATACTTGAACTTGACACTTAAATTATGAAACTCTGGGAGAAAGGATTTAGCACTGATAAAAAGATTGACCATTTTACCGTTGGTAACGATAGAGAGCTCGATTTACATTTAGCTAAGTATGATGTTATTGCATCTAAAGCTCACGCAAAAATGTTAGGTGAAATTGGTTTGATTACTCCAAAAGAAACTAAAGAGCTTGTTAATGAACTTAACATTATTGCTGCTCGAATAGAAAAAGGAACTTTTACTATTGAAAAGTCTTTTGAAGACATGCATTCTAAAATAGAATATATGCTTACCCTTAGCTTGGGTGATACCGGAAAAAAAATACATACCGCCAGATCTAGAAATGACCAGGTTTTGGTAGCCATGCATCTCTATTTAAAAGATGAATTGGATGAAATTAAATCGATGACCAAATCGTTATTTAATCTTCTATTAGTAAAGGCCCAAGAACATAAAGATGTATTGTTACCAGGGTATACACATTTACAAATTGCGATGCCTTCCTCGTTTGGACTATGGTTTTCTGCTTATGCTGAAAGTTTAATAGATGACCTTTATTTTATTGAAGCAGCATACAAAGTTGTAGACCAAAACCCTTTAGGTAGCGCTGCAGGTTATGGTAGTTCATTTGCCATAGACCGTAGTTTCACTACTAAAGAAATGGGTTTTAGCACCTTAAAATATAATGTTGTTGCAGCGCAAATGAGTAGAGGAAAGGCCGAAAAAGCAACGGCTTTTGGCATTGCAAATATTGCCGCAACGCTTTCTAAAATGGCAATGGATATTTGCTTATATATGAACCAAAATTTCAACTTTATCTCTTTCCCAGATGAGCTGACAACAGGTTCTAGCATTATGCCCCACAAAAAAAATCCCGATGTTTTTGAATTGGTTCGTGGTAAGTGTAATAAACTACAATCTATTCCAAATCAATTGACTTTAATTATCAATAATTTACCTAGTGGATATCATAGAGATTTACAATTGGTTAAGGAAATTATTGTTCCGGCTATACAAGACATGAAAGCTTGTATTGAGATTTTAACTTTTAGCCTAAAAGAAATTAGGGTAAATGAAAACATTCTAGACGACCCAAAATATGACTATTTATTTAGTGTTGACACTTTAAACGAATTGGTACAAAATGGTATGCCTTTTAGAGATGCGTATAAGAAAATGGGCATGGAAATTAATGAAGGTACATTTATACCGAAGAGAGATATTCACCATACCCACGAAGGTAGTTTAGGGAATCTTTGTTTAAAGGAAATTAATGATAAAATGAAACGTGTTTAGCATTTAATTTTATGAATGAAAAAAACATTTTTAGCAAGAGCTATTAGTGAACTCATCATGACTTTTTGTTTGGAACCGAGAATTGTGGCTTTTGTGCCGTAATGAAGTTATTTTTTATTTACATAGCCATAGCTACGGAACTCAAAAATGACAAAATTAGGGTGCAAAATGTATAATTCGTAGGTAAAAAAAAGTCAAGATGAGTTCAGTATAAGAATTCTATTTGTTATTCATATTTCAATCTAAATACTTTGTCTTAAAACAATCACTAAAACAGCCCTTTTTTTCTGATTTCGGTTATTAGTTAAAATTTTGATTTTTATATACTTCATCAATATAAGTCAAATTCACACTTATAAAGTAAGTATTCACAACAAATAATTTTAACATTCGAAAGTCATTGCCATATTTGACTCACATACGTGAGTTTAAAATTACAATATGCCTATATTTAAAAAAAGTACTACCCTATTACTTTTGTTCTTAAGTGTTAATCTTTTTTCCCAATCATTTACCACTATTTGGAATACAAATAATATTGAGACCGGTTCGTCGGCAGCTAATCAAATTACCATACCTACAAACCCAGCATACACAACGTACAACTATAACGTAGATTGGGGAGATGGCACCACTGACACAGGGGTTACAGGGAATATAACACATACCTATGCAACTCCTGGATTACATACTATTAGTATAACGGGTATATTCCCATCTATTTTTTTTAATGATGAGAACGCCAATGACAAACTTAAACTCATAGAAATATTAGATTGGGGCACAATACAATGGCAAACCATGGAAAATGCTTTTTTTGGTTGTGAAAACATGAATTTTGATGCCATAACTGCTCCAGACCTTTCACAAGTTACCAGTCTTAAAAACATGTTTCGTGGTGGCACATCTTTTAATGGTATTTTAAATACTTGGAATATCAGCACTATTACAGATATCTCGGGAATTTTTGCTAATTGCACCATTTTTAATAGACCCTTAGATAATTGGACAACAAATTCTATTACTGATATGTCCGAAACCTTTAAAAACACTTCTTTCAATCAGCCCCTAGATAATTGGAATACTTCATCGGTCACAAATATGAAAGAGATGTTTTATGCCTGTGTTAACTTCAATCAAAACATTAATAATTGGAATGTTAGTTTGGTTACTGATATGTCTGGTATGTTCGTTGCCTGTAGAAGATACAATCAACCTTTAAACAATTGGAATGTTAGTCAAGTGACCGACATGAATACAATGTTTTTTAGAACAAATGACTTTAATCAAAACCTTAGTAATTGGCAAGTGGGGAATGTTACTAATATGAGTCGTATGTTTCATGAATCTGCTATTAGTTACCCGATGAACAATTGGGATGTTTCTAAAGTAACTGACATGTCACAAATGTTTGCAGACACCCCTAACTTTAATCAACCATTAAATAATTGGGATGTTTCAGCTGTTACCGATATGTCGCAAATGTTTGAAACGGCAAGAGTCTTTAACCAGCCACTAAATGATTGGGATGTTTCAGCTGTTACTGATATGTCTCAAATGTTTGCATCATGGACCGCATCATACCCAGTGGCTTTTAATCAACCACTAAATCTATGGGACGTTTCAGCTGTTACTAATATGTCCCAAATGTTTTCAAACAATCAAATTTTTAATCAAAACTTAAATGATTGGGTTGTTTCTTCAGTTACTCAAATGCAACAAATGTTCAAAAATGCAGATGCATTTAACCAACCTTTAAACAACTGGGATGTTAGCAATGTTACGAATATGCAACAAATGTTTCAACAAAACGATGGTTTTAATCAACCATTAAATAGTTGGATAACTACTAGCCTAACAAATATTTCCTCAATTTTTGCAAATAATACAATTTTTAACCAACCTCTAAATAATTGGAACGTTTCTAATGTAACTAATTTCCTTGGCGTATTTAATAGTGCTACGGCATATGATCAAAATTTAGGAGATTGGAATATAACTTCAGCAACCAATATGTCCAATATGCTATCGAACAGTGGCATATCACAAGAGAATTATGATACTATTTTAACTGATTGGTCTGCACAAAGCGTAAATTCCGGTATTACCTTGGGTGCAACCAATCTACAGTATTGTGATGCTCTTAACCAACGCCAAAGCTTAATTGATACTTATGGATGGACTATTTCTGGTGACAGTGTCAATTGTTCGTATGTATTATGTACCGAAATTACCATGCCAGCAAATGGCGATACCCAAGTTCCTGCCAATAGCGATATTAGATGGGCTCCAGCGCCAAACGCTACAGGTTATAAAGTTACAGTAACTAGAGATGATGGTTCTGGACCAGTGGAAGTTTACAACCAAACACTTGGGGCAACTAATGTTGGCGTCGATTTCACCAATGAATTTAACCCAGGTGATGAAGTATCTGTTTTAGTAATTCCTTTTAATGATGAAGGTGATGCTGTAGGCTGTTCACCTATTACTTTTACAGTTGTCGAAAGCTGGGTAAATAGTCCAGACGCATTTAAACTAACCTATGACACAACAATTTTAGAAAATGGTACCACAGCAGCTAATCAATTAAAAATAGAAGCCAACACTGGTTATCCTGATTATCTTAGCTATGATTATTCTATTGATTGGGGAGATGGACAATACAATAACCATGTTACCAATACTATTACACATACCTATTTAACTCCAGGTGTTTACACAGTATCCATTATAGGTACATTCC
The genomic region above belongs to Maribacter hydrothermalis and contains:
- the argH gene encoding argininosuccinate lyase, which produces MKLWEKGFSTDKKIDHFTVGNDRELDLHLAKYDVIASKAHAKMLGEIGLITPKETKELVNELNIIAARIEKGTFTIEKSFEDMHSKIEYMLTLSLGDTGKKIHTARSRNDQVLVAMHLYLKDELDEIKSMTKSLFNLLLVKAQEHKDVLLPGYTHLQIAMPSSFGLWFSAYAESLIDDLYFIEAAYKVVDQNPLGSAAGYGSSFAIDRSFTTKEMGFSTLKYNVVAAQMSRGKAEKATAFGIANIAATLSKMAMDICLYMNQNFNFISFPDELTTGSSIMPHKKNPDVFELVRGKCNKLQSIPNQLTLIINNLPSGYHRDLQLVKEIIVPAIQDMKACIEILTFSLKEIRVNENILDDPKYDYLFSVDTLNELVQNGMPFRDAYKKMGMEINEGTFIPKRDIHHTHEGSLGNLCLKEINDKMKRV